Proteins encoded by one window of Planctomycetia bacterium:
- a CDS encoding sugar phosphate isomerase/epimerase, which yields MPPFRVAVQLKSVPLPFAKALPWLREAGAKAIEIDARGEIRPQDLSETGVRQIRKLLEDCELRVAAIEFHTRRGYGAIEDLDRRVEATKAAMKMARQFGCDLVINQVGQVPADLNSPEGQTLVEVLRDLGLHAQHAGAWLAAETGSESGADLRRLIDALPKGALFATLDPGNLLLNGFSPREAAEALGDAIRHVYAKDAVRDFGRGRGTEVQLGRGSVDWPELVGLLESQGYRGYLSVKREQADDPLLEIEQALSYLASI from the coding sequence GTGCCGCCGTTTCGCGTAGCCGTGCAACTGAAAAGCGTCCCGTTGCCGTTTGCCAAGGCCTTGCCGTGGCTGCGCGAGGCGGGCGCGAAGGCGATCGAAATCGATGCCCGCGGCGAAATTCGTCCGCAAGATCTGTCGGAGACCGGAGTTCGCCAGATTCGGAAGCTGCTCGAAGATTGCGAGCTGCGCGTCGCGGCGATCGAGTTTCATACGCGCCGCGGCTACGGTGCCATCGAAGATTTAGATCGCCGAGTGGAAGCGACGAAGGCCGCGATGAAGATGGCCCGGCAGTTCGGGTGCGACCTCGTCATCAACCAAGTCGGGCAAGTGCCGGCCGATCTGAACTCGCCCGAGGGGCAAACGCTCGTCGAGGTGCTGCGCGATCTCGGGCTGCATGCGCAACATGCCGGCGCCTGGCTCGCCGCGGAAACCGGCAGCGAAAGCGGTGCCGACCTGCGCCGGCTCATCGACGCGTTGCCGAAGGGAGCCCTTTTCGCAACGCTGGATCCCGGCAATCTGCTGCTCAACGGTTTCTCGCCGCGCGAAGCGGCCGAAGCCTTGGGCGACGCCATCCGCCACGTCTACGCGAAAGACGCCGTCCGCGATTTCGGCCGCGGACGCGGCACCGAAGTGCAACTCGGCCGAGGTTCGGTCGATTGGCCCGAGCTGGTCGGGCTGCTCGAATCGCAAGGTTATCGGGGCTATCTCTCCGTGAAACGAGAACAAGCCGACGATCCGCTGCTGGAAATCGAGCAAGCGCTGAGTTACCTTGCGAGCATCTAA
- a CDS encoding Nif3-like dinuclear metal center hexameric protein, producing MTQIADVVSFLERFAPPELAAEWDNVGLLLGDRARNVERVMTCLTVTDAVVAEAIAERVDLIVSHHPLPFRAPKTITTETHDGRRLWRLASAGISIYSPHTAFDSAAEGINQSLAVGLGLVDIRPLIAIVASNDSRLGVGRQGKPAAPLTVAELVARVKAFLKLRTIAVAGADDKLVRKVAVGCGSAADLLADATAAGCDCFVTGEASFHKAIEAEASDTALLLVGHYASERFGVERLAERLGREFAQLTVWAARREQDALRYA from the coding sequence ATGACCCAGATCGCCGATGTCGTCTCGTTTCTCGAACGATTCGCGCCGCCGGAACTAGCGGCCGAGTGGGACAACGTCGGCCTGCTGTTGGGGGATCGCGCGCGGAACGTCGAGCGCGTGATGACTTGCCTGACCGTGACCGATGCCGTCGTCGCGGAGGCGATCGCCGAGCGCGTGGACTTGATCGTGAGTCATCATCCGTTGCCGTTTCGCGCGCCGAAAACCATCACGACCGAGACGCACGACGGTCGCCGGCTGTGGCGACTCGCCTCGGCCGGCATCTCGATCTACAGCCCTCACACGGCGTTCGATTCCGCCGCCGAAGGAATCAACCAAAGCCTGGCCGTCGGGCTCGGGCTGGTCGACATTCGTCCGCTGATCGCGATTGTCGCGAGTAACGATTCGCGGCTCGGTGTCGGACGGCAAGGGAAGCCGGCCGCGCCGCTCACCGTGGCCGAACTCGTCGCGCGCGTGAAAGCGTTCTTAAAGCTCAGGACGATCGCCGTGGCCGGAGCCGACGACAAGCTCGTGCGCAAAGTCGCAGTCGGTTGCGGGAGCGCGGCCGATCTCTTGGCGGACGCTACGGCGGCGGGCTGCGATTGCTTCGTCACCGGCGAGGCGAGTTTCCACAAGGCGATCGAAGCGGAAGCATCCGACACGGCGCTCTTGCTCGTCGGGCACTATGCGAGCGAGCGCTTCGGGGTCGAACGCTTGGCCGAGCGGCTCGGGCGCGAGTTCGCGCAGCTCACCGTTTGGGCCGCGCGGCGCGAGCAAGACGCGCTGCGCTACGCGTAA
- the serS gene encoding serine--tRNA ligase, producing MLDRKYIVENAAAVKENCARRNSKADIDRFVEIEAKRRRMQQEIDELKRQANETAGKIGKASPTERELLKAEGRQLRDRITAAETDMATLEAEVDTLQRSIPNMSHPAAPIGGDDQANLVVRHGAHEPPTLDFTPLDHVVLGEKLDLIDFEAGAKTTGHGFYFLKNEAVLLELALQQYAIQLLMGEGFTPMITPDLARNEVLHGTGYIPRGPETQIYSIADSDLSLVATAEITLGGYLADQILDEEIFPLKMCGISHCYRTEAGAGGRASRGLYRVHQFTKVEMFAFTLPDQSDAMLEYFCELECRIFDGLGIAYRVVDTATGDLGGPAYRKYDLEAWMPGRGKGGEYGEVTSTSNCTDYQSRRLAIRYRKKGEKGTHFVHTLNGTAVALSRAIIAVMENYQQADGTILVPEVLRKFMGIDRIGGTPAL from the coding sequence ATGCTCGATCGCAAATACATCGTCGAAAACGCCGCCGCCGTTAAAGAGAACTGCGCGCGCCGCAACTCCAAGGCCGATATCGATCGCTTCGTGGAAATCGAAGCGAAGCGCCGCCGGATGCAACAAGAGATCGACGAACTAAAGCGCCAAGCCAACGAGACCGCCGGCAAGATCGGCAAGGCTTCGCCGACCGAGCGAGAGCTCCTCAAGGCCGAAGGGCGACAACTCCGCGACCGCATCACCGCCGCCGAGACCGACATGGCGACGCTCGAAGCCGAGGTCGACACGCTGCAACGCTCGATCCCCAATATGTCGCACCCTGCCGCTCCGATCGGAGGCGACGATCAGGCGAACCTCGTCGTCCGCCACGGCGCGCACGAGCCCCCGACGTTGGACTTCACGCCGCTCGACCATGTCGTGCTCGGCGAAAAGCTCGACCTCATCGACTTTGAGGCCGGCGCGAAAACGACCGGCCACGGCTTCTATTTTCTTAAGAACGAAGCGGTGCTGTTGGAACTCGCACTCCAGCAATACGCGATTCAACTGCTGATGGGCGAAGGCTTCACGCCGATGATCACGCCCGATCTGGCCCGCAACGAAGTCCTCCACGGCACCGGCTACATCCCGCGTGGGCCGGAGACGCAGATCTACAGCATCGCCGACAGCGACTTGAGCCTCGTCGCGACGGCCGAGATTACGCTCGGCGGTTATCTTGCCGATCAGATTCTCGACGAAGAAATCTTTCCGCTGAAGATGTGCGGCATCAGCCATTGCTACCGAACCGAAGCCGGCGCCGGCGGTCGCGCCTCGCGCGGGCTGTATCGCGTGCATCAGTTTACGAAGGTCGAGATGTTCGCCTTCACGCTGCCCGACCAAAGCGACGCGATGCTCGAATACTTCTGCGAACTCGAATGCCGCATCTTCGATGGTCTCGGCATTGCCTACCGCGTCGTCGATACCGCGACCGGCGATCTCGGCGGACCGGCTTATCGCAAGTACGACCTGGAAGCTTGGATGCCGGGCCGAGGCAAGGGAGGCGAGTACGGCGAAGTCACCAGCACCAGCAATTGCACTGACTACCAATCGCGCCGCCTCGCGATTCGCTATCGCAAGAAAGGTGAGAAGGGGACGCACTTCGTCCACACGCTGAACGGCACGGCCGTGGCGCTAAGCCGCGCGATCATCGCGGTTATGGAGAACTACCAACAGGCCGACGGCACGATCTTGGTGCCCGAGGTGCTGCGGAAGTTCATGGGAATCGACCGGATCGGCGGCACGCCCGCGCTCTGA
- a CDS encoding dipeptidase: MSTAIDDYLSGHAGRFEDELCELLRIPSVSADSTRKPDVRRAAEWVAAQFRGLGMATEMCETAGHPIVYAEHCQAPGAPTVLVYGHYDVQPPDPLNLWHTPPFEPTRRDGNLYARGATDDKGQMFTHIKSAEAWLKTVGKLPVNLKYVIEGEEEVGSEHLGEFIKSNQAKLKSDVCVVSDTSQFGPGMPAITYGLRGIAYFELILQGPDRDLHSGVFGGAVVNPAGALVKLLAGLVDVDGRIQLPGFYDDVVPLRPAERKQYADLPYDETEFMASIGVDALHGEAGFTNLERRSARPTFDINGLTSGYQGEGAKTVLPARASAKFSFRLVPNQDPAKIADSLRKLLAEKLPAGVKRELITYHGGRGIVVDPESPYISSAVRAIERGFGTKPVFIREGGSIPVVSTFHDQLGIDTLLLGWGLNDDNTHSPNEKFCLADFHRGIKSSAALWDELGKMKKSS; the protein is encoded by the coding sequence ATGTCGACCGCGATCGACGACTATCTTTCGGGCCATGCCGGCCGTTTCGAAGACGAGCTATGCGAACTGCTGCGAATTCCGAGCGTCAGTGCCGATAGCACGCGCAAACCCGACGTTCGCCGCGCGGCCGAATGGGTCGCTGCGCAGTTTCGAGGGCTCGGCATGGCGACCGAAATGTGCGAAACGGCCGGCCATCCGATCGTTTACGCCGAACATTGCCAGGCGCCCGGCGCACCGACCGTGCTCGTATATGGTCACTACGATGTGCAACCGCCGGACCCCCTCAATCTCTGGCACACGCCCCCGTTCGAGCCGACCCGCCGCGACGGCAATCTCTACGCGCGCGGCGCTACCGACGACAAGGGTCAGATGTTCACGCACATCAAAAGCGCCGAGGCGTGGCTCAAGACGGTCGGCAAGTTGCCGGTGAATTTGAAATATGTGATCGAGGGGGAAGAAGAAGTCGGCAGCGAACACCTCGGAGAATTCATTAAGAGCAACCAAGCGAAGCTCAAGTCCGACGTGTGCGTCGTGAGCGACACCTCGCAATTCGGGCCCGGCATGCCGGCCATCACCTACGGCCTGCGCGGCATCGCTTACTTCGAGCTGATCCTGCAAGGCCCCGACCGCGACTTGCATTCCGGTGTCTTCGGCGGCGCGGTCGTGAACCCTGCCGGAGCGCTGGTGAAGCTGCTCGCCGGCTTGGTCGATGTCGACGGCCGGATCCAGCTCCCGGGCTTCTACGACGATGTCGTTCCCTTACGGCCTGCGGAACGAAAGCAATACGCCGACCTGCCGTATGATGAAACGGAATTCATGGCCTCGATCGGCGTCGATGCTTTGCACGGAGAAGCGGGCTTCACGAATCTCGAGCGGCGCAGCGCCCGCCCGACGTTCGACATCAACGGCCTCACCAGCGGCTACCAAGGCGAAGGGGCGAAGACGGTCTTGCCGGCTCGCGCTTCGGCGAAGTTCAGTTTCCGGCTCGTTCCGAATCAAGACCCGGCGAAGATCGCCGACTCGTTGCGTAAGCTGCTCGCCGAGAAGTTGCCGGCAGGGGTGAAGAGGGAGCTGATCACGTATCACGGTGGACGAGGGATCGTCGTCGATCCGGAGAGCCCCTATATCTCGTCGGCCGTTCGTGCGATCGAGCGGGGCTTCGGCACGAAGCCGGTGTTTATTCGCGAAGGGGGTTCGATCCCCGTCGTCTCGACCTTCCACGATCAATTGGGAATCGATACCCTACTGCTTGGTTGGGGCTTGAACGACGACAACACGCATAGCCCGAACGAAAAGTTCTGCCTCGCCGATTTCCATCGAGGAATCAAGTCGAGCGCAGCGCTCTGGGACGAGCTCGGGAAGATGAAGAAGAGTTCGTAG
- a CDS encoding ATP-dependent Clp protease adaptor ClpS, giving the protein MLRNRIVASDAAVATPEVAEPAVEEVPQAAPHQAVDEKKPRPKRQPRYHVVLWNDDDHSYGYVMTMLQELFGHPLEKGFQLAKEVDVAGKAIVLTTTMEHAELKRDQIKAYGKDPDIRACKGSMSSSIEPAPE; this is encoded by the coding sequence ATGTTGCGGAATAGGATCGTGGCGTCGGATGCGGCCGTGGCGACGCCCGAGGTCGCCGAGCCTGCGGTGGAAGAAGTCCCTCAAGCCGCTCCGCACCAAGCGGTCGACGAAAAGAAGCCGCGGCCGAAGCGGCAGCCACGCTACCATGTCGTCCTGTGGAACGACGACGACCATAGCTACGGCTACGTGATGACGATGCTGCAGGAGCTGTTCGGCCATCCGCTCGAGAAAGGTTTTCAACTCGCGAAGGAAGTCGATGTCGCGGGGAAAGCGATCGTGCTGACGACGACGATGGAGCACGCCGAACTCAAACGGGACCAGATCAAGGCGTACGGCAAAGATCCCGACATTCGTGCCTGCAAAGGCTCGATGTCGTCGTCGATCGAACCGGCGCCGGAGTAA
- the mtaB gene encoding tRNA (N(6)-L-threonylcarbamoyladenosine(37)-C(2))-methylthiotransferase MtaB, translating to MPSLRTATLGCRVNQYETEYVRQGLEQVGFHDAAEGEAADVCIVNTCTVTNEGDSKSRHTIRLLAKQNPQARIVVMGCYATRAPDEVAALPGVAEVVTDKRELPDLLGRFGVVDIPTGISRFDSRQRAYVKVQDGCMLSCTFCIIPSVRPGLRSREPQHIVDEVRKLVAHGHREIVLTGIHLGHYGVDRNQGLAKQNWVRLSHLLERLVEVDDDFRIRLSSIEATEVTRELIAVMARHPERICPHLHVSMQSGSDGVLRRMQRRWGAQRFLDRCRLVQGSLDQPALTTDVIVGFPGETDAEFNETLRLCDDLGFSKIHVFPFSPRRGTPAATMPAQVSPEVKSRRVEQLQTLAGEWRDRYYRSLAGRRLQVLVEGRLTERPTVAAGTACRYAQVEIAQAENETSPARSSLVEITAGEVVAGRIVGRLVSK from the coding sequence ATGCCATCTCTCCGCACCGCGACTCTCGGTTGTCGCGTGAATCAATACGAGACGGAGTACGTGCGGCAGGGGCTCGAGCAAGTGGGTTTTCACGACGCCGCCGAAGGGGAAGCGGCCGATGTCTGCATCGTCAACACCTGCACGGTGACCAACGAAGGAGACTCCAAGAGCCGGCACACGATCCGCCTGCTCGCCAAGCAAAACCCGCAAGCGCGAATCGTCGTGATGGGTTGCTACGCCACACGGGCACCCGACGAAGTCGCGGCACTGCCGGGCGTGGCCGAAGTCGTGACGGACAAGCGTGAGCTGCCCGACCTGCTCGGCCGCTTCGGCGTCGTCGACATTCCGACCGGAATCTCGCGCTTCGATTCGCGTCAACGGGCCTATGTGAAAGTGCAAGACGGCTGCATGCTCAGCTGCACGTTTTGTATCATCCCCAGCGTTCGGCCCGGGCTGCGCAGCCGCGAGCCGCAGCACATCGTCGACGAGGTGCGCAAGCTCGTCGCGCATGGGCATCGTGAGATCGTGCTCACGGGAATTCATCTCGGGCACTACGGCGTCGATCGCAACCAAGGGCTCGCGAAACAAAATTGGGTTCGGCTTTCGCATCTGCTCGAGCGCTTGGTCGAGGTCGACGACGATTTTCGTATCCGGCTTTCCAGCATCGAAGCGACCGAAGTTACGCGCGAACTGATCGCAGTAATGGCGCGGCACCCGGAGCGGATCTGCCCGCACTTGCATGTCTCGATGCAAAGCGGCAGCGACGGCGTGCTGCGACGAATGCAACGCCGCTGGGGGGCGCAGCGGTTTCTCGATCGTTGCCGGCTCGTGCAAGGCTCGCTCGACCAGCCGGCGCTGACGACCGATGTAATCGTCGGTTTCCCAGGCGAGACCGACGCGGAATTCAACGAGACGCTCCGCCTTTGCGACGACCTCGGCTTCTCGAAGATCCATGTGTTTCCGTTCAGCCCGCGGCGCGGAACTCCGGCGGCGACGATGCCTGCTCAAGTATCGCCCGAGGTGAAGAGTCGCCGGGTCGAGCAGTTGCAAACGCTCGCCGGCGAGTGGCGCGACCGCTACTATCGCTCGCTCGCCGGACGCCGCCTGCAGGTGCTCGTCGAAGGCCGGCTGACCGAGCGGCCGACGGTAGCTGCCGGCACCGCTTGCCGTTATGCGCAAGTCGAGATCGCGCAAGCAGAGAACGAAACTTCGCCCGCACGCAGCTCGCTCGTCGAGATCACGGCGGGCGAAGTCGTCGCAGGGCGGATCGTCGGACGGCTGGTTTCAAAGTAG
- a CDS encoding non-canonical purine NTP pyrophosphatase produces MNPTLVIGTGNRKKGRELAELVAPLGLEVRTLADFADVPTVEETGRTFADNAALKAIGYATQLQAWVLADDSGLCVDRLGGMPGVDSALYAGKHGDDEANNDKLLRELSGVAIEDRTAYYVCHVVLADPRGAVRFRTEDYCRGRILEARTGSGGFGYDPLFEVVEYHRTFGLIGPTAKACLSHRARAMRKLLPELKRLLAAGEWT; encoded by the coding sequence ATGAATCCTACGCTCGTCATCGGCACCGGTAATCGCAAGAAGGGTCGCGAACTCGCGGAGCTCGTCGCGCCGCTCGGGCTCGAAGTGCGCACGCTCGCCGACTTCGCCGACGTTCCCACGGTCGAAGAAACCGGCCGGACCTTCGCCGACAACGCCGCACTGAAGGCGATCGGCTACGCCACGCAACTGCAAGCCTGGGTCTTAGCCGACGACTCAGGCCTGTGCGTCGATCGACTCGGCGGAATGCCGGGGGTCGACTCGGCTCTCTATGCGGGCAAGCACGGCGACGATGAAGCGAATAACGACAAGCTGCTGCGCGAGCTCAGCGGCGTGGCGATTGAAGATCGCACGGCGTATTACGTGTGTCACGTCGTACTCGCCGATCCGCGCGGAGCGGTGCGCTTTCGCACCGAAGACTACTGCCGCGGTCGGATCCTCGAAGCACGGACCGGCTCCGGGGGCTTCGGCTACGATCCGCTGTTCGAAGTCGTCGAATACCATCGCACCTTCGGCTTGATCGGCCCCACGGCGAAAGCCTGCCTCAGTCATCGGGCCCGCGCGATGCGCAAGCTGCTGCCGGAGTTGAAGCGGCTGTTGGCCGCCGGAGAGTGGACGTAG
- a CDS encoding amidohydrolase, which yields MSGLRSLLIAGTSAFALVLSMVFVPQAQAEEPAAWAQAHLDEFFTLYKHFHTHPELSLSEKETAARVAEELRAVGATVTTGIGGHGVVAILENGPGPRVMLRTDLDALPVIENTGLVYASTVKTKDALGRETGVMHACGHDIHMTNLIAAARYMAAHKDRWRGTIMFLGQPAEERVIGAKAMLDDGLFTKFPKPDLAIALHCDATLAAGSVGHRPGYILANVDTIDVVVRGRGGHGAFPHTTIDPVVVAAHLIVDLQSIVAREVKAGQPAVITVGTIHGGTKNNIIGDSCKLELTVRSYSPEVRKQLLEGIRRKADAAAASAGAPKPTVEVIEGTPATFNDADLNAKLAATFRRVLGDAKVVDVEASMGGEDFGLFHLAGVPSCMFRLGTVDKLRMSGYERLQQQPPSLHSALYYPDAEQTLATGITATCAALLDLMPAGGGKNVPTGKTEPAPKTLR from the coding sequence ATGTCGGGTCTTCGCTCGCTGCTGATTGCGGGAACTTCTGCGTTCGCGCTCGTCCTCTCCATGGTCTTCGTTCCTCAAGCGCAAGCGGAAGAGCCCGCCGCCTGGGCCCAAGCGCATCTCGACGAATTCTTCACGCTCTATAAGCACTTCCATACGCATCCGGAACTTTCGCTGAGCGAGAAAGAAACCGCGGCTCGCGTCGCCGAGGAGTTGCGCGCGGTCGGGGCAACCGTGACGACCGGCATCGGCGGTCATGGCGTGGTCGCGATCTTGGAGAACGGCCCCGGCCCACGCGTGATGCTCCGCACCGATCTCGACGCGCTCCCGGTCATTGAGAATACCGGCTTGGTCTATGCTTCGACCGTGAAGACGAAAGACGCCTTGGGGCGCGAGACCGGCGTGATGCACGCCTGCGGACACGACATTCACATGACGAACCTCATCGCCGCAGCACGCTATATGGCCGCGCATAAAGATCGCTGGCGCGGCACCATCATGTTCCTCGGCCAACCCGCGGAAGAGCGCGTCATCGGCGCGAAAGCGATGCTCGACGACGGGCTATTCACGAAGTTCCCGAAGCCCGATCTCGCGATCGCTTTGCACTGCGATGCCACGCTCGCGGCCGGCTCCGTCGGGCATCGGCCCGGCTATATCTTGGCGAACGTCGACACGATCGATGTCGTCGTGCGCGGCCGGGGCGGACACGGGGCGTTCCCGCATACGACGATCGATCCGGTCGTCGTCGCGGCGCATCTGATCGTCGATCTGCAATCGATCGTGGCGCGCGAAGTGAAGGCGGGACAGCCCGCCGTCATCACGGTCGGCACGATCCACGGCGGCACGAAGAACAACATCATCGGCGATAGCTGCAAGCTGGAACTCACCGTCAGAAGCTATTCGCCCGAGGTTCGCAAGCAATTGCTGGAGGGTATTCGCCGCAAGGCCGACGCCGCAGCCGCCAGCGCAGGCGCCCCGAAACCGACGGTCGAAGTGATCGAAGGAACGCCCGCGACCTTCAACGACGCCGACCTCAACGCCAAGCTCGCCGCGACATTCCGACGCGTGCTCGGCGACGCGAAGGTGGTCGACGTAGAAGCCTCGATGGGGGGTGAAGATTTCGGACTCTTCCACTTAGCCGGCGTGCCGAGTTGCATGTTTCGCCTCGGAACGGTCGATAAACTCCGCATGTCGGGCTACGAACGTTTGCAACAGCAACCTCCTTCGCTTCATTCGGCGTTATACTATCCTGACGCCGAGCAAACGCTCGCGACCGGCATCACGGCCACCTGCGCCGCACTGCTCGACTTGATGCCCGCGGGCGGCGGCAAAAACGTTCCGACCGGTAAGACCGAACCCGCTCCGAAGACATTGCGCTAG
- a CDS encoding ATP-binding cassette domain-containing protein: MVELAANHSAVKVPRTGAPPLLEVRNLKVHFPFRRGSWLRPERGFVRAVDGVSFNVEAGTTLGLVGESGCGKSTTARACLHLIKPTSGTVRFEGTELPIHGGDNAMMPFRRSMQMIFQDPFASLNPRMTVGRIIAEPMTIFTDQTRRDREIETLRLMELVGLNPRFLNRYPHEFSGGQRQRIGIARALAVGPKIIFCDEPVSALDVSIQAQVINLLKELQQKLGLAYVFIAHDLSVVRHISDFVGVMYLGRIVEMAPAAELYANPRHPYTQALLSAAPVADPAVERVRKRIVLTGDVPSPDKVYAGCPFADRCPIVHADCRQSPPPLEGIAGPDDPHQAACFYAR, from the coding sequence ATGGTTGAGCTTGCTGCCAATCACTCCGCCGTGAAAGTTCCTCGCACCGGCGCGCCGCCCCTTCTCGAAGTGCGCAATCTGAAAGTGCATTTTCCGTTTCGGCGCGGCTCTTGGCTTCGGCCGGAGCGTGGGTTCGTGCGCGCCGTCGATGGGGTGAGTTTCAACGTCGAAGCAGGGACCACGCTCGGGCTCGTCGGCGAAAGCGGCTGCGGCAAAAGCACCACGGCCCGCGCCTGTTTGCATCTCATCAAGCCGACCTCCGGCACGGTGCGCTTCGAAGGAACGGAGCTTCCGATCCACGGCGGCGACAACGCCATGATGCCGTTTCGCCGCTCGATGCAAATGATCTTTCAAGATCCGTTCGCCTCGTTGAACCCCCGCATGACCGTTGGTCGAATCATCGCCGAGCCGATGACGATCTTTACCGATCAGACCCGTCGCGATCGCGAAATCGAAACGCTCCGCTTGATGGAGCTCGTCGGATTGAACCCGCGGTTTCTCAATCGCTATCCGCACGAGTTCTCCGGCGGGCAGCGGCAGCGGATCGGCATCGCGCGGGCCTTGGCCGTCGGGCCGAAAATCATCTTCTGCGACGAGCCGGTCTCGGCGCTCGATGTTTCCATTCAGGCGCAAGTCATCAACCTGCTCAAGGAACTGCAACAGAAGCTCGGCCTCGCCTACGTCTTCATCGCGCACGATCTTTCCGTCGTGCGGCACATCTCCGACTTCGTCGGCGTGATGTACCTCGGCCGGATCGTCGAGATGGCTCCGGCGGCGGAACTCTATGCGAACCCGCGTCACCCTTATACGCAGGCGCTCCTCTCGGCGGCTCCAGTGGCCGATCCCGCGGTCGAACGGGTGCGGAAGCGGATCGTGTTAACCGGCGATGTTCCTTCGCCCGATAAGGTGTACGCGGGCTGCCCGTTTGCGGATCGCTGCCCGATCGTGCATGCCGACTGTCGTCAGAGTCCGCCGCCGCTCGAAGGAATCGCCGGACCCGACGATCCTCATCAAGCGGCATGCTTTTACGCGCGCTAA
- a CDS encoding ABC transporter ATP-binding protein, translating to MSQALLTVDSLGVEFKTDDGIVRAVDDVSFSIAPGETLGIAGESGSGKSVTNLALMGLIPKPPGKIVAGQALFQGADLLTMPAERLRKIRGRRIAMIFQDPMTSLNPLLTVAEQLTEMTRLHLGHTPRQALDHAVAMLDRVGIPGASKRVLEYPHQFSGGMRQRVMIAMALSCNPDLLIADEPTTALDVTIQAQILELLRELQRDQGMAIIFITHDLGVMANICRRVVVMYGGRIVEEAPVDELFARPRHPYTLGLLRSRPRLDSPRGERLEPIPGQPPDLTRLPSGCAFHPRCKFAADICRTQRPELRPSPTDGRFACHFDILPLVDAPQGALLHG from the coding sequence ATGTCTCAAGCATTGTTGACCGTCGATTCGCTCGGCGTGGAATTCAAAACCGACGACGGCATCGTGCGCGCCGTCGACGACGTTTCGTTTTCCATCGCGCCGGGCGAGACCCTCGGCATCGCCGGCGAGAGCGGCTCCGGCAAGAGCGTGACGAACCTCGCGCTGATGGGGCTGATCCCCAAGCCGCCGGGAAAGATCGTCGCCGGCCAAGCGTTGTTTCAAGGGGCGGATCTGTTGACGATGCCGGCAGAGCGGTTGCGTAAGATTCGCGGACGCCGCATCGCGATGATCTTTCAAGATCCGATGACGTCGCTCAATCCGCTCCTCACGGTCGCCGAGCAACTCACGGAAATGACGCGGCTGCACCTCGGCCATACGCCCCGGCAAGCGCTCGACCATGCCGTTGCCATGCTCGATCGGGTCGGTATTCCCGGCGCGTCGAAGCGCGTGCTGGAGTATCCGCACCAATTCTCCGGCGGCATGCGGCAACGTGTGATGATTGCGATGGCGCTCTCTTGCAATCCCGATCTCTTGATCGCCGACGAGCCGACGACGGCGCTCGACGTCACGATCCAAGCGCAGATTCTCGAACTGCTGCGTGAGCTCCAGCGCGACCAAGGGATGGCGATCATCTTCATCACGCACGACCTCGGTGTGATGGCGAACATCTGCCGACGGGTCGTCGTGATGTACGGAGGCCGGATCGTGGAGGAGGCGCCGGTCGACGAGCTTTTCGCCCGCCCGCGCCATCCGTATACGCTCGGCCTGCTCCGTTCGCGACCGCGCCTCGATTCGCCGCGCGGCGAACGCTTGGAGCCGATCCCCGGCCAGCCGCCGGATCTCACGCGCTTGCCGAGCGGCTGCGCGTTTCATCCGCGCTGCAAATTCGCCGCAGACATCTGCCGCACCCAGCGCCCCGAGCTTCGCCCTTCGCCGACCGACGGCCGATTCGCCTGCCATTTCGATATCCTGCCGCTCGTCGATGCGCCGCAAGGAGCGTTGCTACATGGTTGA